In a genomic window of Dyadobacter fermentans DSM 18053:
- a CDS encoding DUF481 domain-containing protein — translation MKNLTCHRFFKLIAFFFALVPAAASAQDASPDTTGLKLVPADSVTAPRADTLIAPRRVLIDTVRYRLVGDGNFTRGNVNRSLVVLRAELVFSGPVINIATNPRFTYGKQNGVLAERDSYLDLFVDVFKKRRTYVFGLAALETSNLRRIDLRQMAGAGIGYRLIQTKSHDLSLTDAILYESTNFFEKSTVTTIRNSFRIKGKHSFLSDKFRFNHLTFIQPALNDFSNTRWNTILTAELPLNKWVTLRTSFENSYESVVETGRKRNDSRITFGISIGNK, via the coding sequence ATGAAAAATCTGACCTGCCACCGTTTCTTCAAGCTCATCGCTTTTTTCTTCGCATTAGTCCCGGCCGCCGCATCGGCGCAGGACGCCTCACCGGACACTACGGGACTAAAGCTCGTTCCGGCCGACTCGGTTACCGCCCCCAGGGCCGATACGCTCATTGCCCCGCGCCGCGTGCTGATCGACACCGTCCGTTACCGGCTCGTCGGCGATGGTAACTTCACGAGGGGGAATGTCAACCGCAGCCTTGTGGTGCTCCGTGCAGAGCTCGTTTTTAGCGGGCCGGTGATCAATATTGCCACCAACCCGCGGTTCACTTACGGCAAGCAGAACGGCGTGCTCGCCGAGCGCGACAGCTACCTCGATCTGTTTGTGGATGTTTTCAAAAAACGGCGCACCTACGTTTTCGGTCTTGCCGCGCTGGAAACGAGTAATCTCCGGCGGATCGACCTCCGGCAAATGGCGGGAGCGGGGATCGGCTACCGGCTCATTCAAACCAAATCGCACGACCTGAGCCTTACGGACGCGATCCTGTACGAATCCACCAATTTTTTTGAGAAATCCACCGTTACCACCATTCGTAACTCGTTCAGGATTAAAGGAAAACATTCGTTTTTGTCGGATAAATTCCGGTTCAATCACCTCACATTCATCCAGCCCGCATTGAACGACTTCTCCAACACACGCTGGAACACGATCCTCACGGCCGAATTGCCGCTCAACAAATGGGTGACGCTGCGGACGAGCTTCGAAAACTCCTACGAAAGCGTGGTGGAAACGGGCCGAAAACGCAACGATTCGCGCATTACTTTTGGGATTTCAATAGGAAATAAATAG
- a CDS encoding Gfo/Idh/MocA family protein: MRDQQDNRRDFLRNSLYSAAGLAMFPQLTPNAYGSVKTVVAGGPTATVMPPRIKFAVIGMNHGHIYGQVEAVTRGGGELVSFFAKEADLTAAFAKRYPNAKQAKSEAEILEDKSIQLVLSSAIPDERGPLGVRVMKAGKDYMVDKPGLTTLEQLAEVRKVQKETKRIYSIMYSERLENRATVKAGELIKEGIIGKVVQTIGLGPHRMNANTRPEWFFDKKRFGGIICDIASHQFDQFLFFTNSTKAQVIASQVGNVNHPQYPKFEDFGDAMLRGNGGAGYIRVDWFTPDGLKTWGDGRLTVLGTEGYIEIRKNIDIGGREGGNHLFVVNNKETMYVDCTKVELPYGRQLVDDVLNRTETAMSQEHCFLATELCLKAQKNAQNVSVVS; encoded by the coding sequence ATGAGAGACCAACAGGACAATCGCCGTGACTTCCTGCGCAATTCGCTTTATTCCGCCGCCGGCCTGGCGATGTTCCCGCAACTGACCCCGAATGCCTACGGTTCCGTCAAAACCGTGGTGGCCGGCGGGCCAACTGCTACCGTCATGCCTCCGCGTATCAAGTTTGCGGTGATCGGCATGAACCACGGGCATATTTACGGGCAGGTGGAAGCAGTAACGCGTGGCGGCGGCGAGCTGGTGTCATTCTTTGCCAAGGAAGCGGACCTCACGGCGGCTTTTGCCAAGCGCTATCCGAATGCGAAGCAGGCGAAATCCGAAGCCGAGATCCTGGAAGATAAATCCATTCAGCTCGTACTCAGCTCGGCCATCCCCGACGAGCGCGGGCCGCTCGGCGTGCGCGTAATGAAGGCCGGAAAGGACTACATGGTGGATAAGCCGGGCCTTACCACGCTGGAACAACTCGCCGAAGTGCGCAAAGTGCAGAAGGAAACCAAGCGCATTTACTCGATCATGTACAGCGAGCGCCTCGAAAACCGGGCGACCGTGAAAGCTGGCGAGCTCATTAAAGAAGGCATTATCGGGAAGGTCGTCCAAACGATCGGCCTGGGCCCGCACCGGATGAATGCGAACACCCGTCCCGAGTGGTTTTTCGACAAAAAGCGCTTTGGCGGCATTATCTGCGACATTGCTTCCCACCAGTTCGACCAGTTCCTGTTTTTTACCAATTCTACCAAAGCGCAGGTGATCGCCTCGCAGGTGGGCAATGTGAACCACCCTCAATACCCCAAATTCGAGGATTTTGGTGACGCCATGCTGCGGGGTAACGGCGGCGCGGGCTACATCCGCGTGGACTGGTTCACACCCGACGGCCTGAAAACCTGGGGCGACGGGCGACTCACCGTACTGGGTACCGAAGGCTACATCGAGATCCGCAAGAATATCGATATCGGTGGCCGCGAGGGTGGAAACCACCTTTTTGTGGTTAATAATAAAGAAACGATGTACGTCGATTGTACCAAAGTGGAACTGCCTTACGGCCGCCAGCTGGTAGACGACGTGCTGAACCGCACCGAAACGGCCATGTCGCAGGAGCATTGTTTCCTGGCGACGGAATTGTGCCTCAAAGCGCAGAAAAACGCGCAGAATGTTTCGGTGGTGAGCTGA